The Papaver somniferum cultivar HN1 chromosome 3, ASM357369v1, whole genome shotgun sequence genome includes a region encoding these proteins:
- the LOC113360725 gene encoding uncharacterized protein LOC113360725, which translates to MDSSNASNSNTSNTACGSMLPQSSTQTQNKDPSWKWAKCKDPAFPKKLSCVLCNKEMRGGGITRLKEHITQIRGNVSSCLKASAEVINEIRLADNIKKLKKSHRDDVDAMYRRTKSDEKSDADTDNEDLDVQEVEKVSNVGSASGSQEVVQSQRKRKFKRQSNYRGPIDLLMQTDHHKTQQATLERNSSAKEKLLKDAWKSISVWMTENSISFNTVRCPSFQEMIYAIGEYGKAMPAPSYHQIRTNLFKEQLEEMKKFVDTFRVHWKRYGCSIMSDGWTDGKKRHLINFLVNCPKGSVFLKSVDASDRTNDADFIRELVKEVINDVAKENVVQFITDNGSNFKKAGKDLMLEYPNLFWTPCGAHCVQLMLEELGDKLTRIRTAVILGKRLVTYIYAHFQVLCLMRKMTGGDLHRSTKTRFATQYYTLESLQKYKNPLQMMFVNDRWAKSRFAKENVGINALKIVTSSTFWEDVDYSCSVLKPLVKVVRLVDIERKPTMPCFYDAMRIARDQLEKNFSEDYDTWAVINACFEKRWKKNFNHALHCAAYYLNPSIFYNIETYEMDSNEK; encoded by the exons ATGGATTCTTCCAATGCATCCAATTCGAACACCTCAAACACTGCATGTGGATCAATGCTGCCTCAATCCTCTACTCAGACTCAAAATAAAGATCCATCATGGAAATGGGCTAAATGTAAAGACCCTGCATTTCCGAAGAAACTAAGTTGTGTACTTTGTAACAAAGAAATGCGTGGTGGTGGAATTACTAGGCTTAAGGAGCATATCACACAAATCAGGGGGAATGTTTCTTCATGTTTGAAAGCATCAGCTGAAGTTATAAATGAAATTAGACTAGCTGACAATATAAAGAAGTTAAAGAAATCTCACAGGGATGATGTTGATGCTATGTATCGGCGTACAAAATCTGATGAGAAGTCTGATGCTGATACTGATAATGAGGACCTTGATGTGCAAGAAGTTGAAAAGGTTTCCAATGTGGGCAGTGCTAGTGGTAGTCAAGAAGTTGTTCAGAGTCAgaggaagagaaaattcaagagacaGAGTAATTATAGGGGTCCAATAGATTTACTCATGCAGACAGACCACCATAAAACTCAGCAAGCCACTCTTGAAAGAAACAGTTCAGCGAAAGAGAAGTTACTGAAAGATGCATGGAAAAGCATTTCAGTTTGGATGACTGAGAATTCCATATCTTTTAATACTGTTCGTTGTCCAAGTTTCCAAGAAATGATATATGCAATTGGTGAATATGGGAAAG CTATGCCCGCGCCATCTTACCATCAGATTCGTACAAATCTTTTCAAGGAGCagttagaagaaatgaagaagtttGTTGATACATTTAGGGTACATTGGAAGAGGTATGGATGTTCTATTATGTCCGATGGTTGGACAGATGGGAAAAAGCGACATCTTATCAACTTCTTGGTGAATTGTCCGAAAGGGTCAGTTTTCTTGAAGTCTGTGGACGCGTCAGATAGAACCAATGATGCTGATTTCATACGTGAGCTTGTAAAGGAGGTAATTAATGATGTTGCGAAAGAAAATGTGGTTCAGTTCATTACCGATAATGGTTCAAACTTTAAAAAGGCTGGGAAGGATTTAATGCTTGAATACCCAAATCTATTTTGGACTCCTTGTGGTGCTCATTGTGTCCAGTTGATGCTAGAAGAACTTGGTGACAAGCTTACACGAATCAGGACAGCCGTCATTCTAGGTAAAAGACTTGTTACATACATTTATGCTCATTTTCAAGTGTTGTGCTTGATGAGGAAGATGACAGGTGGAGACTTACATAGGTCTACAAAGACTAGATTTGCAACTCAGTATTACACACTAGAAAGTCTTCAAAAGTATAAAAATCCTTTACAAatgatgtttgtgaatgataggtGGGCAAAAAGTAGATTTGCAAAAGAAAATGTTGGAATTAATGCACTTAAAATTGTTACAAGTAGTACATTTTGGGAAGATGTTGATTACTCTTGTAGTGTGTTGAAGCCTTTAGTTAAGGTTGTAAGGCTAGTGGATATCGAGCGCAAACCTACGATGCCTTGTTTTTATGATGCAATGAGAATAGCAAGGGATCAATTAGAGAAGAATTTCAGCGAAGATTATGATACTTGGGCTGTAATTAATGCTTGCTTtgagaaaagatggaagaaaaacTTCAATCATGCTCTACATTGTGCTGCATATTATTTGAATCCATCAATATTCTACAATATTGAAACTTATGAAATGGATAGTAATGAaaa ATGA